Proteins found in one Muntiacus reevesi chromosome 2, mMunRee1.1, whole genome shotgun sequence genomic segment:
- the SEC24C gene encoding protein transport protein Sec24C: MNVNQSAPPVPPFGQPQPVYPGYHQSSYGGQPGSTAAPTPYGAYNGPVPGYQQTPPPGVSRAPASSGAPPTSTAQGPCGQTAYGQFGQGDVQNGPSSGVQMQRLPGSHSFASAPLAPVVSQPAVLQPYGPPPTSAQVTAQLAGMQISGAVAPAPPPSGLGYGPPTSLASASGSFPNSGLYGSYPQGQAPPLGQGHPGAQPPPRSVPPQASSFTPSVSGGPRMPSMTGPLLPGQSFGGPPVSQPNHVSSPPPQALPPGTQMTGPPGPPPPMHSAQQPGYQLQQNGSFGPARGPQSNYGSPYPGAATFGSQPGPPQPLPPKRLDPDAIPSPIQVIEDDRNNRGSEPFVTGLRGQVPPLVTTNFLVKDQGNASPRYIRCTSYNIPCTSDMAKQAQVPLAAVIKPLARLPPEEASPYVVDHGESGPLRCNRCKAYMCPFMQFVEGGRRFQCCFCSCINDVPPQYFQHLDHTGKRVDAYDRPELSLGSYEFLATVDYCKNNKFPVPPAFIFMIDVSYNAVRSGLVRLLCEELKSLLDFLPREGGAEESAIRVGFVTYNKVLHFYNVKSSLAQPQMMVVSDVGDMFVPLLDGFLVNVNESRAVITSLLDQIPEMFADTRETETVFAPVIQAGMEALKAAECAGKLFLFHTSLPIAEAPGKLKNRDDRKLINTDKEKTLFQPQSGAYQTLAKECVAQGCCVDLFLFPNQYVDVATLSVVPQLTGGSVYKYACFQVENDQERFLSDLRRDVQKVVGFDAVMRVRTSTGIRAVDFFGAFYMSNTTDVELAGLDGDKTVTVEFKHDDRLNEENGALLQCALLYTSCAGQRRLRIHNLALNCCTQLADLYRNCETDTLINYMAKFAYRGVLSSPVKTVRDTLITQCAQILACYRKNCASPSSAGQLILPECMKLLPVYLNCVLKSEVLQPGAEVTTDDRAYVRQLVTSMDVAETNVFFYPRLLPLTKSPIENTTEPPAVRASEERLSNGDIYLLENGLNLFLWVGASVQQGVVQSLFGVSSFSQITSGLSVLPVLDNLLSKKVRGLIDSLRAQRSRYMKLIVVKQEDKLEMLFKHFLVEDKSLSGGASYVDFLCHMHKEIRQLLS; the protein is encoded by the exons ATGAACGTTAACCAGTCAGCTCCACCTGTGCCGCCATTTGGGCAGCCCCAGCCCGTCTACCCAGGGTATCATCAATCCAGCTATGGTGGCCAACCAGGGTCCACAGCCGCCCCCACTCCCTATGGAGCCTACAATGGCCCAGTACCAGGCTATCAGCAAACCCCTCCCCCAG GTGTTTCAAGAGCCCCAGCTTCTTCAGGGGCACCTCCAACCTCGACAGCACAGGGCCCTTGTGGCCAGACTGCATATGGCCAGTTTGGTCAAGGAGATGTGCAGAATGGACCAAGCTCCGGTGTTCAGATGCAGAG GCTTCCTGGGTCTCATTCATTTGCGTCGGCCCCATTGGCCCCTGTGGTCAGTCAGCCAGCTGTGCTTCAGCCCTATGGGCCTCCCCCGACAAGTGCACAGGTGACTGCTCAGCTGGCCGGAATGCAGATCAGTGGTGCTgtggccccagcccctcccccttcGGGGCTGGGCTATG GCCCACCAACATCACTGGCTTCAGCCTCAGGAAGTTTCCCTAATTCTGGTCTGTATGGCTCCTATCCTCAGGGCCAAGCTCCTCCCCTTGGCCAGGGTCATCCGGGGGCCCAGCCTCCCCCGCGATCTGTCCCACCACAGGCCTCCAGCTTCACACCCTCTGTCTCAGGGGGTCCTCGGATGCCTTCGATGACTGgtccactcttgcctggacagagtTTTGGGGGGCCCCCAGTGAGCCAGCCCAACCATGTGTCCTCACCTCCTCCTCAAGCTCTGCCCCCTGGTACCCAAATGACTGGGCCCCCAGGACCACCACCACCTATGCACTCTGCCCAGCAGCCGGGCTATCAGCTGCAGCAAAATG GTTCCTTTGGACCAGCCCGGGGCCCTCAGTCCAATTATGGAAGTCCCTACCCAGGAGCAGCCACTTTTGGCAGTCAGCCTGGGCCTCCTCAACCATTGCCTCCTAAGCGCCTGGACCCTGATGCCATCCCGAGCCCT ATTCAGGTTATTGAAGATGACAGGAACAACCGGGGTTCAGAGCCATTTGTTACTGGATTACGGGGCCAGGTGCCACCCTTAGTCACCACCAACTTCCTGGTGAAAGACCAAG GAAATGCAAGTCCCCGGTACATTCGATGCACATCCTATAACATCCCTTGCACCTCTGACATGGCTAAGCAGGCTCAGGTGCCCCTGGCAGCTGTCATCAAGCCGCTGGCAAGGCTGCCCCCAGAGGAG GCTTCACCGTATGTTGTTGACCATGGGGAATCTGGCCCTCTGCGCTGCAATCGTTGTAAAGCATACATGTGCCCCTTTATGCAGTTCGTTGAGGGAGGGAGACGCTTCCAGTGCTGCTTCTGCAGCTGTATCAACGATG TTCCTCCCCAGTATTTTCAACACCTGGATCATACCGGCAAGCGTGTGGATGCTTATGACCGTCCTGAGCTGTCTCTGGGCTCTTATGAATTCTTGGCCACTGTAGATTACTGCAAG AACAATAAGTTCCCCgtccctcctgccttcatctttatGATTGATGTCTCCTACAATGCCGTCAGGAGTGgtcttgtcaggctcctctgtgaggAACTCAAGTCACTGTTAGACTTTTTGCCTAG GGAGGGCGGGGCAGAAGAGTCAGCAATCCGAGTTGGCTTTGTCACCTATAATAAAGTGCTCCACTTCTACAATGTGAAGAGCTCATTGGCCCAGCCACAGATGATGGTTGTATCTGATGTGGGTGACATGTTTGTACCACTGCTGGATGGCTTCCTGGTCAATGTCAATGAGTCTCGGGCCGTCATCACCAG CTTATTGGATCAGATTCCAGAAATGTTTGCAGACACAAGGGAGACGGAGACAGTATTTGCCCCAGTGATTCAGGCTGGGATGGAGGCTCTGAAG GCTGCTGAGTGTGCAGGGAAGCTCTTTCTGTTCCACACCTCCCTGCCCATTGCAGAGGCCCCAGGGAAACTGAAGAACAGAGACGACAGGAAGTTGATCAACACAGACAAGGAGAAG ACTCTGTTCCAGCCTCAGTCAGGTGCCTATCAGACCCTGGCCAAAGAGTGTGTGGCCCAAGGCTGCTGTGTAGACCTCTTCCTCTTCCCTAACCAGTATGTGGATGTGGCCACCCTCTCTGTTGTACCCCAGCTCACTGGTGGCTCTGTCTATAAATACGCTTGCTTTCAG GTGGAGAACGACCAGGAACGGTTCCTGAGTGACTTGCGTCGGGACGTCCAGAAAGTCGTTGGTTTTGATGCTGTGATGCGGGTCCGGACAAGCACTG GAATCCGTGCTGTAGATTTCTTTGGGGCTTTCTACATGAGCAACACCACAGATGTGGAGCTGGCTGGGCTGGATGGGGACAAGACGGTGACTGTGGAGTTCAAGCATGATGATCGGCTCAACGAAGAGAACGGAGCCCTCCTgcag TGTGCCCTGCTCTACACCAGCTGTGCAGGGCAGCGACGGCTCCGCATCCACAACCTGGCTCTCAACTGCTGCACTCAGCTGGCTGATCTGTACCGAAACTGTGAGACTGACACGCTCATCAACTACATGGCCAAGTTTG CATACCGGGGGGTCCTGAGCAGCCCTGTGAAGACTGTTCGTGACACTCTCATCACACAGTGTGCCCAGATCTTGGCCTGTTACAGAAAGAACTGTGCCAGCCCCTCCTCTGCGGGACAG TTGATCCTTCCTGAGTGCATGAAGCTCCTCCCAGTTTATCTGAACTGTGTATTGAAGAGTGAGGTCCTGCAGCCTGGAGCTGAAGTCACTACTGATGACCGTGCCTATGTCCGGCAGCTGGTTACCTCCATGGATGTGGCTGAGACCAATGTCTTCTTCTATCCTCGGCTCCTACCATTG ACAAAGTCTCCCATTGAGaataccactgaaccaccagcagTTCGAGCATCTGAAGAGCGTCTAAGCAACGGGGATATATATTTGCTGGAGAACGGGCTCAACCTCTTCCTCTGGGTGGGAGCGAGTGTCCAGCAGGGTGTTGTCCAGAGCCTCTTCGGCGTCTCCTCCTTCAGTCAGATCACCAGTGGCCTG AGTGTTCTGCCAGTTCTGGATAATCTGCTGTCTAAGAAGGTTCGAGGCCTCATTGATAGTTTGAGGGCACAGAGATCGCGGTACATGAAG CTTATTGTGGTGAAACAAGAGGACAAGCTGGAGATGCTGTTCAAACACTTCCTGGTGGAAGACAAGAGCCTGAGCGGGGGAGCATCCTATGTGGACTTTCTCTGTCACATGCACAAGGAGATTCGACAGCTACTGAGCTAG